DNA sequence from the Acidobacteriota bacterium genome:
GCGAGGTCGGCGTCCTCCTGATCAACCTCGGGTCCGAGGCGGTGACGCTCCGACGCGGGGACCGGATCGCGCAGCTCGTCGTGGCGCCCGTGTCGCGGGCGACTTTCGCCGAGGCGGACGAGCTGGTCGCCTCCGCCCGCGGCGCCGGCGGCTTCGGCAGCTCCGGCGCGTCTTGATCGAGATCTCGTTCCTCGGCAGCGGGTCGTCCGGCAACTGCGCCGTGGTCCGGTGCGGGAAGACGGTCGTCCTCCTGGACGCCGGCCTCTCGATGAGGGAGACGAAGAAGCGTCTGGCGCTGCGGGGCGTCGCCCTCGACGAGGTGCGGGCGCTCTTCCTGACGCACGAACACGGCGATCACGCGCACGCGGCGTGGACGCTGTCGAGGAAGCTGGAGGTCCCGATCTACGCGACGCAGGGGACGGCCGCTGCCGCCGGCCTCCCCGGCCCGCTCTTCGCGGACGTCCGCTGCGTCCGCGACGGGCGCGACTCCGTCCTCGCGGGCGGCGACCTCCACGTCCGCGCCACGCGGACGCCGCACGACGGCACCGAGTCGGTCTGCTACGTCTTCGCCGACGGCGCGGGCCGGCGCGTGGGGGTTGCGACCGACCTGGGCCACCTCTCGGCGAAGGTGGCCGCCGCGCTCCGCGACTGCGAGGTGCTGGGCCTCGAGGCGAACCACGACGTGGATCTCCTGCGCACCGGAAGCTACCCGGTCGTCCTGAAGCGCCGCATCCTGTCCGACGTGGGCCACCTCTCGAACGACGCCGCGGCCACGGCGCTCGAGACGCTCATCGGCCCAAGGACGTGTTCCCTGGCGGTGCTCCACATCTCCAAGCACAACAACACCCCCGCGCTCGCGGAGCGGACGATGGCGGGCTCCGTCCGCTCGATCGGCGCGCGCGTCCGGCTGGAGGTGGCGCCGCCCGATTGCCCCACGCCGTGGCTCGGGGCGGGTTAAATTCGGGGCGAAGGAGCGACGATGAGAGTGGAAGTGAGGGTCATGCCGAAGTCGGGAGTTCTCGACCCGCAGGGAAAGGCGATCGCGGGGGGGCTCACACGGCTCGGGTTCGAAGGCGTCGAGGACGTCCGCGCGGGGAAGGTCTTCACGATCGACCTCGCCACGGCCGACGCCGCCGCGGCGCGCGAGGAGGCGCGCCAGATGGCCGAGAAGCTCCTCGCGAACCCGGTCATCGAGGACTTCGAGGTGGAGGTGAAGGGCTGATGTCGCGGAAGCCGCGCGTCACCGTCATCCTGTTCCCCGGCTCGAACTGCGATCACGACGCCGTCCACGCCGCCGAGACCGTGATGGGGGCCGACGTCCTGCTCGTCCGCCACGACTCGCTCGACCTCGGCGATCCCGAGCTCGTCATCCTCCCCGGCGGGTTCTCGTACGGCGACTACCTGAGGAGCGGCGCCATGGCGCGCTTCTCGCCGGTGATGGAGTCCGTCGCGGCCTTCGCCACCGACGGAGGAGCCGTCCTCGGCATCTGCAACGGCTTCCAGATCCTCTGCGAGGCCGGCCTCCTGCCGGGCGCCATGCTCCGGAACGCCGGCCTCCGCTTCCTCTGCAAGGACGTCTACCTGAAGGTGGAGTCGCGGAGGACGCCCTTCACCATCGGCATCCATCGCGGCGAGGTGCTCCGCGTCCCGATCGCGCACGGCGACGGCAACTGGACGGCGTCGCCGGAGACGCTGGCCAGCCTCCAGGCGAACGACCAGATCGTCTTTCGCTACGTGAACGCCCGCGGCGAGAGGACGCCCGACTCGAACCCGAACGGCTCCCTCGACGACGTGGCCGGCATCTGCAACCTGAACGGCAACGTCGTGGGCCTGAT
Encoded proteins:
- the purQ gene encoding phosphoribosylformylglycinamidine synthase subunit PurQ codes for the protein MSRKPRVTVILFPGSNCDHDAVHAAETVMGADVLLVRHDSLDLGDPELVILPGGFSYGDYLRSGAMARFSPVMESVAAFATDGGAVLGICNGFQILCEAGLLPGAMLRNAGLRFLCKDVYLKVESRRTPFTIGIHRGEVLRVPIAHGDGNWTASPETLASLQANDQIVFRYVNARGERTPDSNPNGSLDDVAGICNLNGNVVGLMPHPERCAEAILGNVDGARLFKSFESSLLGMGTAA
- a CDS encoding MBL fold metallo-hydrolase; its protein translation is MIEISFLGSGSSGNCAVVRCGKTVVLLDAGLSMRETKKRLALRGVALDEVRALFLTHEHGDHAHAAWTLSRKLEVPIYATQGTAAAAGLPGPLFADVRCVRDGRDSVLAGGDLHVRATRTPHDGTESVCYVFADGAGRRVGVATDLGHLSAKVAAALRDCEVLGLEANHDVDLLRTGSYPVVLKRRILSDVGHLSNDAAATALETLIGPRTCSLAVLHISKHNNTPALAERTMAGSVRSIGARVRLEVAPPDCPTPWLGAG
- the purS gene encoding phosphoribosylformylglycinamidine synthase subunit PurS; its protein translation is MRVEVRVMPKSGVLDPQGKAIAGGLTRLGFEGVEDVRAGKVFTIDLATADAAAAREEARQMAEKLLANPVIEDFEVEVKG